One window from the genome of Rhodothermales bacterium encodes:
- the tilS gene encoding tRNA lysidine(34) synthetase TilS, with product MLYDHFTRFLAEQRLDLTGRIVVGLSGGADSVVLVDLLQRVAAELLCVHVNYGLRGSESDADQDFVSDLCVKRGLDLIVVSAGDKMVGAGGGSVQERAREIRYDAFQANAERRGIGLIALAHHADDQAETVLLNLFRGAGIEGLAGMPVVRPAGSGAIQIVRPLLFARRSEIEDYAHEAGLDWREDSSNKNLKYRRVALRQEIIPSVQQHFGPSSVPNILRMASIARQLVDSGYAVPKSGGVENDEPVLDLAELRELPSVVRKRLILDALANFAPDVPRSKVIADQIEQLINQQPGKRVQIGTLAIVREREVLQFVISEEVMAVQSSFSKTLAVGETIRVPEGILSALRLADIPDTLDSGSRDMVFLDADAVGSELIVSSWREGDRISLLGSAGSKKVSDLLTDFKVPTLDRQKSLVVRSGKHVAWVVGLSLSARFAISDASRAAVMLCFLRTRSS from the coding sequence ATGCTCTACGACCATTTCACCAGGTTTCTTGCTGAGCAGCGGCTTGACCTGACAGGAAGGATCGTGGTCGGTTTGAGCGGTGGCGCCGACTCCGTCGTGCTCGTCGACCTCTTGCAGCGAGTCGCCGCTGAACTTCTGTGCGTGCATGTTAATTATGGGCTGCGTGGTTCCGAGTCGGACGCCGACCAGGACTTTGTTTCGGATCTCTGCGTCAAACGCGGTCTCGACCTTATCGTTGTGTCTGCCGGCGACAAGATGGTTGGCGCGGGCGGCGGCTCGGTGCAAGAGCGCGCTCGGGAAATTCGGTACGACGCATTCCAGGCGAACGCGGAACGCCGGGGTATTGGACTCATTGCCCTTGCTCACCACGCGGACGATCAGGCTGAGACGGTATTGCTGAATCTGTTTCGCGGTGCGGGGATCGAAGGATTGGCAGGAATGCCGGTCGTGAGGCCCGCTGGGTCAGGGGCGATTCAGATCGTTAGGCCGCTTCTCTTTGCCCGCCGTAGTGAGATCGAAGACTACGCACACGAGGCCGGTCTGGACTGGCGCGAAGATTCATCCAACAAGAACCTGAAGTATCGTCGCGTCGCACTAAGACAGGAGATCATTCCTTCCGTCCAGCAGCACTTCGGCCCGTCATCAGTACCGAACATCCTGCGGATGGCCTCAATCGCTCGACAACTTGTCGATTCCGGTTATGCGGTACCGAAGAGCGGCGGCGTAGAGAACGACGAGCCTGTTCTCGATCTCGCAGAGCTGAGGGAATTGCCCTCAGTAGTTCGCAAAAGATTGATTCTGGACGCGTTGGCGAATTTTGCTCCCGACGTACCCAGGTCGAAGGTCATCGCAGACCAGATCGAGCAACTGATCAACCAGCAGCCGGGAAAGCGCGTGCAGATTGGCACGCTCGCTATTGTTCGGGAGCGGGAGGTACTACAGTTTGTGATCTCAGAAGAAGTGATGGCCGTTCAGTCATCGTTCTCGAAGACCCTGGCCGTGGGAGAGACTATCCGTGTACCGGAGGGCATCCTCAGTGCACTGAGACTTGCGGACATTCCTGATACGCTCGATTCGGGTTCTCGCGATATGGTGTTCCTTGACGCCGATGCAGTCGGTAGTGAACTAATCGTGAGTAGTTGGAGGGAGGGAGACCGTATATCACTTCTTGGTTCAGCCGGATCGAAGAAGGTGAGTGACTTGCTGACGGATTTCAAGGTGCCGACGCTCGATCGGCAAAAGTCGCTCGTTGTACGCTCCGGCAAGCACGTGGCGTGGGTGGTTGGATTGAGCCTTTCAGCGCGATTCGCCATCTCCGATGCGAGCCGAGCCGCAGTCATGCTCTGCTTTCTTCGGACGCGGTCTTCATAG
- the mutL gene encoding DNA mismatch repair endonuclease MutL, translated as MSDILANKIAAGEVVQRPASVVKELVENAIDAGATSVQVITKSAGRDLIQVVDNGSGMSAADATACFHRHATSKIRAIEDLERIRTLGFRGEALASIAAVSRVELRTRRQEDAVGSLVRIEGGVTRTLEPCAAPAGSNVAVRNLFFNVPARRNFLKSAATELKHIVETVQFLALSNPSIAFELHHDHSEILAVSVGRDADSVRQRISAVFGDAVGRDLVSVSESTSYLTMHGFVGRPERHRKSPSEQFLFVNGRIVRSRYLAHAVKVAYENMLPEAAYPFFVLFIDLDPQHVDVNVHPTKAEVKFDDERGVYGFVKAVVKKALGMADLIPQVSDETGFPGFMPSVFTSLDEGDNRMSGQERDRSWPAFDGAAAAEGSAPESSWADAFYGPDELTASGGEARLERRLSDGEVRFWQIADYYVVTPLRSGLLVIDPSGAHQRIIYEHALASLDSGRGLTQQLLFPQTIEFPAGDFDLLCEIMPLLRSVGFEIEEFGGRSVIVRGIPTDVKQAAAEHLLHELLEEFRSGMRNGPVSREENLARSVAKRGAVRPGTRMALAEMSALVDQLFLCSSPYTCPAGRPTMIRVSIEELARRFGR; from the coding sequence ATGTCGGATATACTGGCGAACAAGATCGCTGCGGGCGAAGTGGTTCAACGTCCCGCTTCCGTCGTCAAGGAGCTCGTTGAGAACGCGATCGATGCCGGTGCGACCAGCGTCCAGGTGATCACGAAATCGGCCGGCCGCGATCTGATTCAGGTCGTCGACAACGGGTCCGGGATGAGTGCCGCTGATGCAACGGCGTGTTTTCATCGCCACGCTACGAGCAAGATCAGGGCTATCGAAGACCTCGAGCGGATCAGAACGCTGGGATTTCGGGGCGAAGCCCTCGCTTCCATCGCGGCCGTAAGTCGAGTCGAGTTGCGGACGAGGAGGCAGGAGGATGCCGTTGGTAGTCTCGTGCGAATTGAGGGCGGCGTTACCAGGACCCTCGAGCCCTGCGCGGCTCCGGCAGGAAGTAACGTGGCGGTCCGAAACCTCTTCTTCAACGTCCCGGCGCGCAGGAACTTCTTGAAGTCAGCCGCCACGGAATTGAAGCACATCGTAGAGACTGTTCAGTTTCTCGCACTCTCGAATCCGTCCATTGCGTTTGAGCTTCATCACGATCATAGCGAAATACTCGCGGTGTCGGTGGGCAGGGACGCTGACAGTGTCCGCCAGCGGATTTCTGCTGTGTTCGGTGACGCTGTCGGACGGGATCTGGTGAGCGTTTCAGAGTCGACGAGTTATTTGACGATGCACGGCTTTGTCGGGCGCCCCGAGCGTCATAGAAAGAGCCCAAGCGAGCAGTTCCTGTTCGTCAACGGGCGCATCGTTCGCAGCCGATATCTCGCTCATGCCGTCAAGGTAGCCTACGAGAATATGCTGCCGGAAGCCGCATATCCGTTCTTTGTGCTTTTCATTGATCTGGACCCACAGCACGTGGATGTCAATGTTCACCCGACCAAGGCGGAGGTCAAATTCGATGACGAGCGTGGCGTGTACGGCTTTGTCAAGGCAGTGGTGAAGAAAGCACTTGGCATGGCAGATCTGATTCCGCAGGTCTCCGATGAGACCGGTTTCCCGGGTTTCATGCCATCGGTGTTCACGTCCCTGGATGAGGGCGATAATCGAATGTCGGGACAGGAGCGAGACAGGTCCTGGCCCGCGTTTGATGGTGCAGCGGCGGCGGAGGGATCCGCTCCGGAATCATCCTGGGCAGATGCGTTTTATGGTCCGGACGAGCTCACTGCATCCGGCGGAGAAGCGCGACTGGAACGTAGACTGAGTGACGGTGAGGTACGGTTCTGGCAGATCGCCGACTACTACGTGGTCACACCGCTGCGCTCAGGATTGCTTGTGATTGATCCGTCCGGTGCTCACCAACGTATCATCTATGAACACGCACTGGCCAGCCTCGATTCGGGTCGCGGACTGACTCAGCAGCTCCTGTTTCCGCAGACCATTGAGTTTCCGGCCGGAGACTTCGATTTGCTCTGCGAAATAATGCCACTGCTTCGTTCGGTCGGCTTCGAGATTGAGGAGTTTGGTGGACGATCGGTAATTGTCAGGGGTATCCCGACGGATGTAAAACAGGCAGCTGCCGAGCACCTGCTGCATGAGTTGCTGGAGGAGTTCCGCAGCGGCATGCGCAACGGGCCCGTGTCTCGCGAAGAGAACCTGGCACGAAGCGTTGCGAAGAGAGGCGCAGTGCGCCCGGGTACCCGTATGGCTCTCGCCGAAATGAGTGCGTTGGTCGACCAACTATTTCTCTGCTCATCACCCTACACATGCCCTGCAGGGCGACCCACCATGATTCGCGTATCTATTGAAGAGCTCGCACGACGCTTCGGCCGTTAG
- a CDS encoding phosphatidate cytidylyltransferase: MSLPNSITRVATAVVAIPLVVYATYAGGWLFLGLVLAGGLLAQYELYGLLGRLGVRTLPVAGLAIGAVVGLRTEFPQAVPLAVGMSIVLAVGILLSSRFENPWQSFSSTVTAVFYPTVLLTYLVDLRVEALAALGEESAFWLTLSVFVLVWASDTVAYYVGRTLGRTPLAPEISPKKTWEGAVGGAIGAVMVALGLWKLSLVSVGWIDCVALGLICGTVGQLGDLAESRIKRAAGVKDSGTILPGHGGLLDRLDAMIIAVPMAYLYLAYVARVF; encoded by the coding sequence TTGAGTTTACCCAACAGCATCACTCGCGTTGCGACGGCCGTCGTTGCGATTCCTCTGGTGGTCTATGCCACCTACGCAGGAGGGTGGCTGTTCCTCGGTCTGGTACTGGCTGGCGGTTTGCTTGCTCAGTATGAACTGTACGGTCTACTGGGCCGACTCGGCGTTCGGACACTTCCCGTGGCGGGTCTGGCAATTGGTGCTGTGGTTGGGTTGCGCACCGAATTTCCGCAGGCCGTCCCCTTGGCGGTCGGGATGTCTATCGTTCTCGCCGTCGGCATTCTCCTGTCCAGTAGATTTGAGAATCCGTGGCAGTCGTTTTCCTCGACCGTGACGGCGGTATTCTATCCGACCGTGCTGCTGACGTACCTCGTTGACCTCAGAGTCGAGGCGCTTGCTGCACTTGGAGAGGAGAGCGCCTTCTGGCTGACGCTGTCGGTATTCGTGCTGGTATGGGCATCCGATACTGTTGCCTACTATGTGGGACGAACGCTCGGGCGTACCCCGCTTGCACCTGAGATCTCACCAAAAAAGACGTGGGAAGGTGCTGTCGGTGGCGCCATCGGGGCCGTGATGGTCGCGTTGGGATTGTGGAAACTCAGCCTCGTCTCGGTCGGATGGATCGATTGCGTCGCTCTTGGACTCATATGCGGAACGGTCGGGCAGCTTGGCGACCTTGCCGAGAGTCGTATTAAGCGAGCTGCCGGCGTAAAGGATTCCGGAACGATCCTGCCGGGCCACGGGGGGCTGTTGGATCGCCTTGACGCTATGATTATCGCGGTTCCGATGGCATACCTCTATCTGGCGTACGTTGCCCGCGTCTTCTAG
- a CDS encoding CPBP family intramembrane metalloprotease — MLEEIPDLRTGHAAPYVTDEWRSHPIPLDGRLERAGFPPWLTAGLVLFMALILFQVVVAPIATFALLLMSDVGLDEMLDAITTLVTDRTSLLLVANTIGQVLALAVPTLIIARLHSSRSADFLRLREADYRLVGLAVLGLAGLFPLVQWLGELNAAIPVPDIIREFERLMIEPIERMLSKPGALGFNIAMIALTPAICEEILFRGYVQRQVERTAGVLWGIAITGIVFGAYHLQITKIIPLSVLGIYLGYITWRSGSIIPAVIVHFANNAAAILIGTYAARSPDMTLEDLDSVQIPWYFLVAGFLFLAGSVHLMNVIAADRLPPDGSGNDFPLGRDRGDPNDREES, encoded by the coding sequence ATGCTCGAAGAGATTCCAGACCTTCGCACTGGCCACGCTGCGCCATACGTCACCGATGAGTGGCGATCCCATCCCATTCCGCTTGACGGGCGGCTTGAGCGGGCCGGCTTCCCCCCATGGCTGACGGCGGGACTGGTTCTTTTCATGGCTCTCATTCTGTTTCAGGTCGTCGTGGCGCCAATTGCAACGTTCGCGTTGCTGTTGATGTCAGACGTTGGCCTGGATGAGATGCTCGACGCGATCACCACGCTCGTCACGGATCGCACGAGTCTTCTGCTTGTCGCGAACACGATCGGTCAGGTTCTGGCGCTGGCCGTTCCGACCCTCATCATTGCGCGACTGCATTCGAGTCGCTCGGCCGATTTCCTTCGACTCAGAGAGGCGGATTATCGCCTGGTGGGTCTCGCCGTTCTTGGCCTCGCAGGGCTCTTCCCGCTTGTCCAATGGCTGGGTGAGCTTAACGCAGCAATCCCGGTTCCCGACATTATTCGGGAGTTCGAACGCCTCATGATCGAACCGATCGAACGTATGTTGAGCAAGCCCGGTGCGCTCGGTTTCAACATTGCGATGATTGCTCTCACGCCCGCAATCTGTGAGGAGATTCTGTTCCGCGGGTACGTGCAGCGTCAGGTCGAGCGAACTGCCGGAGTCCTGTGGGGCATTGCGATAACCGGAATCGTGTTCGGCGCCTACCATCTTCAGATTACGAAGATCATTCCGCTCTCCGTGCTCGGTATCTATCTCGGTTATATCACGTGGCGGAGCGGGAGCATTATACCAGCAGTAATCGTTCACTTTGCAAACAATGCTGCCGCGATCCTCATTGGGACATATGCAGCGAGAAGCCCTGATATGACACTGGAGGATCTGGACAGCGTACAGATTCCATGGTACTTTCTTGTTGCGGGCTTCCTGTTTCTTGCGGGCTCCGTGCACCTGATGAATGTAATTGCAGCCGACCGTCTGCCGCCGGACGGATCGGGCAACGATTTCCCACTAGGTCGCGACCGAGGTGATCCTAATGACCGAGAAGAGTCTTGA
- a CDS encoding tetratricopeptide repeat protein, with product MTIRAGCAAFLPITAALFLISSIATGETPDGISSPDAGPMLLRSPLAIGMMEEGRELLLRFRIDESEDVFYHLSRQPDGKAAAYYFLAYSSLLKLLVSDDVLYHDEFVARTDSLDRALLDVSDSPWSAFFSAESELQQSIFRAKRGKYIRAALAGRKAFRRYDRLVRDYPDFHEAYKGLGLIHVAVGSLPGVYRTVLGILGVHGTVEDGLRDLRVAADSSTYGREEAAILLSILGIVIDTGTDAGALLTPMYARYGDSPLFGHLYGFYLYSERQSEAALPVLQQASRNSDREEYFDLDYVEFYLADTFFRLDRYDEAIVHFQRYLDRHRGSALKALASLGMGLSLEMIGQRMAALSFYEDVVVARDFDSDRAARRWADRLLQEPLTELDRQLLAGRNAFDSGRYDLSARILEGVVAVDTLDAERRAQALYRLGRSRHVTGSEEEALKLYLGVMQLQLASESRWAPWSSYYAGRIHESAGRNAQALEFYERALAYGTEYDYRQSLEKNVKVARERLTAGESR from the coding sequence ATGACTATCCGTGCAGGTTGTGCGGCATTCCTCCCGATTACTGCCGCCCTGTTCCTGATCTCCAGCATCGCCACCGGCGAAACGCCGGACGGGATCAGTTCGCCCGACGCCGGCCCGATGTTGCTGCGCTCGCCCCTTGCGATCGGAATGATGGAGGAGGGCAGGGAGCTTCTGCTACGATTCCGAATCGACGAATCGGAGGATGTCTTCTATCACTTGTCGCGACAGCCCGACGGGAAGGCGGCTGCCTACTACTTCCTGGCGTACTCATCGCTCCTGAAGTTGCTCGTCTCCGACGACGTGCTGTATCACGACGAGTTTGTTGCACGTACCGATTCTCTCGATCGTGCTTTGCTCGACGTTTCGGACTCTCCGTGGAGCGCTTTCTTTTCTGCCGAATCAGAGCTTCAGCAGTCGATCTTTCGAGCGAAGCGAGGTAAGTACATCCGTGCCGCTCTTGCAGGTCGTAAGGCGTTCCGCAGGTACGATCGATTGGTTCGGGACTACCCCGACTTTCACGAAGCTTACAAGGGACTCGGACTGATTCACGTTGCGGTCGGCTCGTTGCCCGGAGTTTATCGCACAGTTCTTGGCATTCTAGGGGTGCACGGGACGGTAGAGGACGGGTTGCGCGACTTGAGAGTGGCTGCCGACAGCAGTACGTATGGCAGGGAGGAAGCGGCGATTCTTCTCAGCATTCTCGGCATAGTCATCGATACGGGGACGGACGCGGGGGCATTGCTGACCCCGATGTATGCGCGGTACGGCGACAGTCCACTGTTCGGTCATCTCTATGGATTCTACCTGTATTCGGAGAGGCAGTCGGAGGCTGCGCTTCCCGTTCTGCAGCAGGCGAGCCGAAACTCCGACCGCGAGGAGTATTTCGATCTGGACTATGTCGAGTTCTATCTGGCGGACACGTTCTTCAGATTGGACCGCTATGACGAAGCGATCGTCCATTTTCAACGGTATCTGGATCGCCATCGTGGTTCCGCCCTGAAGGCTCTGGCCTCGCTCGGTATGGGATTGTCTCTGGAAATGATTGGACAACGGATGGCGGCGTTGAGCTTTTACGAGGACGTCGTAGTAGCGAGAGACTTTGACAGCGACCGTGCGGCGCGTCGATGGGCGGATCGCCTGCTGCAGGAGCCGCTGACGGAGCTGGACCGGCAGCTTCTGGCTGGCCGCAATGCCTTCGACAGCGGGCGCTACGATCTCTCTGCGCGCATTCTGGAAGGCGTTGTGGCTGTTGACACGCTTGACGCGGAGCGCCGTGCGCAGGCGCTATACCGGCTCGGTCGCAGCCGGCACGTTACGGGGAGCGAGGAAGAAGCGCTGAAGCTATACCTCGGCGTCATGCAACTCCAGCTGGCCAGCGAGTCGAGGTGGGCGCCCTGGTCGTCCTACTACGCCGGTCGTATTCACGAATCGGCTGGCAGGAATGCTCAGGCGCTCGAATTCTATGAAAGGGCGCTGGCGTACGGGACCGAGTACGATTACCGGCAGTCTCTGGAAAAGAACGTGAAAGTGGCTCGCGAGCGACTGACGGCGGGTGAATCGCGATAA
- a CDS encoding dicarboxylate/amino acid:cation symporter translates to MRWYRKLHWQIITGLVLGLAFGVLSAIQGWGQFTSDWIAPFGTIFINLLKLIAVPLILASLITGVASLSDIRKLSRIGGRTIAIYVSTTIVALVIGLTIVNVMQPGKSVPPEMRQKLEETYSGDVEQRAAAAAEAKGRGPLQPIVDMVPENLFNSASSNRNMLQIVFFAIFAGIGLLMVPSEKAEYLIRFFDGLNALVIKMVELIMVTAPVGVFALLADTINSVAGDDPAQITELLAALGYYCIAVTLGLLIHGLVTYPFLLKMLTPMPLGRFFAAIVPAQLVAFSTSSSGATLPVTMEVTEKNLGVSEEISSFVLPLGATINMDGTALYQAIAAVFIAQTLGMGLDLAAQLTIVLTALLASIGTAAVPSAGIVMLVIILEAVGVPGQGIALILGVDRILDMMRTVVNVTGDATVATVVASYEGQLDLGVLEARAAS, encoded by the coding sequence ATGCGTTGGTACAGGAAGCTACACTGGCAGATCATCACCGGGCTCGTGCTCGGGCTGGCATTTGGTGTTCTCTCAGCGATTCAGGGCTGGGGGCAGTTCACTTCCGACTGGATCGCGCCCTTCGGCACGATCTTCATCAACCTGCTGAAACTGATTGCGGTCCCGCTGATCCTGGCATCGCTGATCACAGGGGTCGCGTCCCTGTCGGATATCCGAAAGCTCTCTCGGATTGGCGGGAGGACGATAGCGATTTACGTCTCGACGACAATCGTAGCGCTGGTAATCGGACTGACGATCGTGAACGTGATGCAGCCCGGCAAATCAGTTCCGCCGGAGATGCGACAGAAGCTGGAGGAGACGTACAGCGGAGACGTCGAGCAGAGAGCGGCTGCGGCAGCCGAGGCAAAGGGTCGCGGTCCGCTGCAGCCCATAGTCGATATGGTGCCGGAGAATCTTTTCAATTCCGCGTCCAGCAATCGCAACATGCTCCAGATCGTGTTTTTCGCAATCTTTGCGGGAATCGGACTGCTGATGGTGCCCTCGGAGAAAGCGGAGTACCTGATCAGGTTCTTTGACGGTCTCAATGCGCTGGTCATCAAGATGGTTGAGTTGATTATGGTGACGGCGCCGGTCGGCGTCTTTGCGTTGCTCGCCGACACGATCAATTCCGTTGCCGGGGACGACCCGGCCCAGATAACCGAACTGCTGGCGGCGCTTGGGTACTACTGCATCGCCGTAACGCTGGGGCTGCTCATTCACGGGCTCGTCACGTACCCGTTCCTGCTGAAGATGTTGACTCCGATGCCATTAGGCCGGTTCTTCGCAGCAATTGTGCCTGCACAACTCGTCGCGTTCTCAACGTCATCAAGTGGGGCAACCCTTCCGGTGACGATGGAAGTCACGGAGAAGAATCTCGGCGTGTCGGAGGAAATTTCCTCCTTTGTCCTGCCGCTCGGTGCGACGATCAACATGGATGGAACGGCCCTTTATCAAGCTATCGCAGCCGTGTTCATCGCTCAGACCCTGGGGATGGGTCTCGACCTGGCAGCTCAGTTGACCATCGTGTTAACGGCCCTCCTGGCGTCCATTGGAACGGCGGCCGTGCCAAGCGCAGGGATCGTAATGCTGGTGATCATCCTGGAAGCGGTGGGCGTTCCGGGCCAGGGCATTGCGCTTATTCTCGGCGTGGACAGAATTCTGGACATGATGCGGACGGTGGTCAATGTGACCGGTGACGCGACCGTTGCTACTGTTGTGGCCTCCTACGAAGGTCAACTGGATCTCGGAGTTCTTGAAGCCCGGGCGGCATCGTAG